GCCGCCACCCCCGCGCTGCCTCGCGTCCCGCCGCCTCGTTCCGTGCCGCACCGCCCGTGCCGCACCGCCCGCCCCCCGCTGTCGTGATCGGACAGTCGGTAAGGGACCACCCAGCGTGGCCCGGTAGGCACCTCCGGCGGCGAGCCGATCTCGGATGGCTCACGAAATGGTCAACAAACCACGGCTCGCCCGTTCGGCTGACAGAGTCCCCCGCCGTGACCGGTCGGGACCCCCGAGTGGACGATGGGCGTCCACACCCCGCCGGTTGCCGGAAGGAACAACGGTGAACCAGAGCGACGCGTCCGTGGGCGTCATCCCGGCGATCATCGGCCTGGCGGTCGCGATCTTCATGATCGCGGCGCTGTGGAAGGTGTTCACGAAGGCGGGTCGACCGGGCTGGGCCGCGATCATCCCGATCTACAACCTGTACGTGCAGTTGAAGATCGCGGGCCGCCCGGGCTGGTGGCTGGTGCTCTACATCATCCCGGTCGTCAACATCATCATCTCGATCATCGTGTCGCTCGACCTGGCGAAGTCGTTCGGCAAGAGCTCGGCCTTCGGCATCTTCGGCCTGTGGCTGTTCGGCATCATCGGCTACCCGGTGCTCGCGTTCGGCAGCGCCCGCTACCAGGGCCCCGCGGCCGCCTGACCGCACCGCGGCCTCCCGCGCCCCCGACCGCGCGGGAGGCCCGCCGACCCCTGTTCCACAACGCCTCCACCACCCCCACCAGGCACTCCGACCCTCCACACCGGACCGGCCCGCAGGATGCGGTCGGCTTTCCGCCGCTCGTCGGCAGGATGGCGGTCGACGACTCTGCGAGGGGAGGGCGCGCGATGAAGCTCGCGCGTGCGCTGGTGAAAGCCGTCCGGGGAGCCGCGTCGGTGGTCCGCGACCCGCTCTACGTACCCGCCGGGCACTACTACTCGCCCGTGCCCGCCAGGCGTGACGTGGAGCGGGCCGTGCGGGTCGACCGCCGGGTCGGCCGGTTGCCGGGCATCGAGTTGCACGAGGCGCGCCAACGGGAACTGGCCGTGGAGTTGGCGCCGCTGTGGGCCGACGTGCCCACCGGTCACTTCGCCGACTGGCGGTACCGCCCGGACAACCCCATGTTCGGCCTGGCCGACGCGGCCCTGTACTACTCGCTGCTGGCCCGCCTCAGGTCCCGCAACGTGGTCGAGGTCGGCTCCGGCTTCTCCTCCGCCATCGCGCTGGACGCGACCGACCGGTTCGCCCTGGAATGCGCTTTCACATTTGTCGAGCCCTACCCCGAACGCCTGCTGGGCCTGCTGCGCCCGGAGGACCGGGCCCGGTGCGAGGTGGTGCCGACCCCGGTGCAGGACGTGCCGCCGGAGGTGTTCGACCGGCTCGGGCCCGACGATGTGCTGTTCATCGACTCCACCCACGTCAGCAAGGCGGGCAGCGACGTCAACCACCTCTTCTTCGAGGTGCTGCCCCGGTTGGCGGCCGGGGTGGTGGTGCACGTGCACGACGTGTTCTGGCCCTTCGAGTACCCGGTGGACTGGCTCCGCGAGGGGCGCAACTGGACGGAGGACTACCTGCTGCGGGCGTTCCTGTCCTACAACTCCGCGTTCGAGGTCCTGCTGTTCGGCTCCTGGCTGTGGCAGGTCGAGCGGGACCTGGTGCGCGACGTCTGGCCGCGCGCCGCGGGCCAGACCCCCGGGAGCATCTGGTTGCGCAAGACCGCGACCTGAGACGCGCCAGTCCCTCACGGCGCTGCGGCGAGGCCATAGCATCTGCGGCGTGACGTACCCGGACCCCTTCCACGTGCTCCTCGTCGAGGACGACGCCGGCGACGTGCTGCTCGTCCGGGAGGCCCTGGACGAGGAGGACGGCCGGCCGACCCGCGTGCACGTCGCGCGCGACGGCGCCGAGGCCCTGGCCTTCCTGCGCCGCGAGGGCGAGCACGCCGGGGCACCCCGGCCGCGGCTGGTCCTGCTGGACCTCAACCTGCCCGGCGTGGACGGGCGCGAGGTGCTGGCCCGCGTCAAGGCCGACGAGTCGCTGCGCACCATCCCGGTGGTGGTGCTGACCTCGTCGTCGGCCGACCAGGACCTGCTGACCAGCTACGGCCTGCACGCCAACGCCTACGTGACCAAGCCCGTGGAGCCGGAGGACTTCATCGCGGCGGTCCGGCTGGTCGACGGCTTCTACGCCACGGTCGCCAAGCTGCCCCGCTGAGACGCCGGGACGCCGGGACGCTCCCGTCACCCCCAATTCACCCGGCGTTCGACTGGTGGACCCGTTCGCGGGCAAGCCTCGCCCCGTGGTGGGAGAGGCGCGCGAACTGGCCGGGGACCTGCTGGGCGGCCTGGGCGACCGCTGGCGGCACACCGTCGCGGTGGCGGCGCGGGCCCGCGAGCTGGCCGTGACGGTGCCCGCCGAGGACCGCGACCTGCTGGTGGCCGCCGCGTGGCTGCACGACATCGGCTACGCCGAGCCGGTCGCGGACACCGGGTTCCACCCCCTCGACGGCGCCCGCCACCTCGACCGGCTCGGGTGGCCCCGGCGGATCAGCGCGCTGGTCGCCCACCACTCCGGCGCCGGGCTGGTGGCCGAGGCCGTCGGCCTGGGGGACGAGCTGGGCGCCTACCCCCGGGAGGACGGGCCGGTCGCCGACGCCCTCACCTACGCCGACCAGACGGTGGACCACCGGGGCCGCCGGGTCACCGTGCCGGAGCGGCTGGCCGACGTGCTGCGCAGGCACGGGCCCGACTCGGCCAACGCCCGCGTGCACCACCTGCGCGGGCCGCGCCTGCTGGCCGTCGCCGAGCGCGTGGAGCGCCGGTTGGGGTGACGGCCGGCCGTCCACACAGGAGCCCCCGATCCTGCCGGCGCGCGGGCCGGCGCGCCCGGCGGCGGTCCCCGACACGCGTGGCGGGTTCACCTGACGGATGGTCCTGCCCGCTTGGACTACCTGGCGCGGGTGACCTGTGGTTCCCTCAGGTGGTGGCAGCGGAGTACAGCGATCCGACCGGCGCCACGCGCTGGCTGCTGCGGCAGGCCACCCGGCTGCTCGCCCCCGTGCTGGACCGGGCACCGGTCGGCTTCGCCGTGCTCGACGCCGGCCTCCGCTACCTCTACGTCAACCGGGCCCTGGCCGACCTGCACGGGCTGCCGGTGGCCGGGCACCTGGGCCGCACCGCCGCGCAGGTGGCCGGGCAGGCGGACCCGGTCGTGCCCGGCCTGCCGGAGGTGGTCGCCACCGGCGCGGTGCACCGGGACGTCGAGCTGGACCTCGTGGTGAGCGGCAGGCCGCGGCACTTCCTGGTCAACCGGTTCCCGCTGCTGGACGAGCGCGGCGCGGTGCTCGCGGTGTCCGTGGTGGTGCAGGACCTGACCGAGGCGCACCGGCTGGCCGCGCTGGAGCACGAGCGGGCCGCGCGCCGGCTGCGCTCCGAGTGGACCGGCCGCCTGGAGCAGGCCCAGCAGCTCGGCGGGGTGGGGTCGTGGGACGTCGACCTGCGCACCGGCGAGGTCTCCTGGTCGGCCAACATGTGCCGGATCGCCGGGTTGCCGGGGTCGCCGCGGACCGTGGACGACGTGCTCGCGCTGATGCACCCCGAGGACCTGGACCGCGCCCGCGCCTACTACGACGACCTGGTGGCGGGCGCGCCCGCGGCCGGCGCCGAGTTCCGGCTGGTGCGGCCCGACGGCGGCCAGCTGGTGGTGTCCTCCACCGCCGAGGTGGTGACCGACGCCTCCGGCGTGGTCGCCGGCCTGCGCGGGGTGTGCGTGGACCGCACCGC
This portion of the Saccharothrix syringae genome encodes:
- a CDS encoding DUF5684 domain-containing protein — translated: MNQSDASVGVIPAIIGLAVAIFMIAALWKVFTKAGRPGWAAIIPIYNLYVQLKIAGRPGWWLVLYIIPVVNIIISIIVSLDLAKSFGKSSAFGIFGLWLFGIIGYPVLAFGSARYQGPAAA
- a CDS encoding class I SAM-dependent methyltransferase, with protein sequence MKLARALVKAVRGAASVVRDPLYVPAGHYYSPVPARRDVERAVRVDRRVGRLPGIELHEARQRELAVELAPLWADVPTGHFADWRYRPDNPMFGLADAALYYSLLARLRSRNVVEVGSGFSSAIALDATDRFALECAFTFVEPYPERLLGLLRPEDRARCEVVPTPVQDVPPEVFDRLGPDDVLFIDSTHVSKAGSDVNHLFFEVLPRLAAGVVVHVHDVFWPFEYPVDWLREGRNWTEDYLLRAFLSYNSAFEVLLFGSWLWQVERDLVRDVWPRAAGQTPGSIWLRKTAT
- a CDS encoding response regulator, translated to MTYPDPFHVLLVEDDAGDVLLVREALDEEDGRPTRVHVARDGAEALAFLRREGEHAGAPRPRLVLLDLNLPGVDGREVLARVKADESLRTIPVVVLTSSSADQDLLTSYGLHANAYVTKPVEPEDFIAAVRLVDGFYATVAKLPR
- a CDS encoding HD domain-containing protein is translated as MVGEARELAGDLLGGLGDRWRHTVAVAARARELAVTVPAEDRDLLVAAAWLHDIGYAEPVADTGFHPLDGARHLDRLGWPRRISALVAHHSGAGLVAEAVGLGDELGAYPREDGPVADALTYADQTVDHRGRRVTVPERLADVLRRHGPDSANARVHHLRGPRLLAVAERVERRLG
- a CDS encoding PP2C family protein-serine/threonine phosphatase, coding for MAAEYSDPTGATRWLLRQATRLLAPVLDRAPVGFAVLDAGLRYLYVNRALADLHGLPVAGHLGRTAAQVAGQADPVVPGLPEVVATGAVHRDVELDLVVSGRPRHFLVNRFPLLDERGAVLAVSVVVQDLTEAHRLAALEHERAARRLRSEWTGRLEQAQQLGGVGSWDVDLRTGEVSWSANMCRIAGLPGSPRTVDDVLALMHPEDLDRARAYYDDLVAGAPAAGAEFRLVRPDGGQLVVSSTAEVVTDASGVVAGLRGVCVDRTAQRQVEQEAREARVRAELAGAELLAEQQVVLRLQRALLPPRIPRVGGVELAVAYQPSDRAAGVGGDFYDAFLLPDGRLGIAVGDVVGHDVEAAVTMGRVRNAIRAYAVEAPGPGRLLGALNRLVHRDPDLALTTAFYGVYTPGTGELAHANAGHPHPLLRREGVVSELAHRHGLMLGVEPTARYATRRVTLRPDDVLLCFTDGLVEHRDLDLDRGVEALRDALAAPGPRDLDHLVRRLIAEVAPHEGRDDICVLALRRGPAGSAG